One window of Manihot esculenta cultivar AM560-2 chromosome 17, M.esculenta_v8, whole genome shotgun sequence genomic DNA carries:
- the LOC110605447 gene encoding eugenol synthase 1: protein MENEVSKILILGGTGYIGKYLVKASVLLGHKTYVYGRPITSITPPPKLQLHRDFQSMGVTIVHGELNEHEKIVALLRQVDVVISALAYPQVLDQLKIIDAIKVAGNIKRFFPSDFGIEEDRVTPLPPFEAFLEKKRKIRRTIEAAGIPFTFVSANCFGSYFVNYLLRPREKRHDVDVYGSGEAKTVLNYEEDIAIYTIKAADDPRTLNRVVIYRPEKNIISQLELISLWEKKTGQSLNRVHIPEKQIVELSETLPDPHKIPVAIIHSLFVKGDMMSYELDKDDLEASKLYPDFEYTTVDRLLDIFLVNPPEIPFAAFE, encoded by the exons ATGGAGAACGAGGTGAGTAAGATCTTAATCTTGGGCGGAACTGGTTATATTGGCAAATATTTGGTGAAGGCAAGCGTCTTGTTGGGCCATAAAACTTATGTCTATGGTCGCCCTATCACCTCAATAACTCCTCCACCCAAGCTACAACTCCACAGGGACTTCCAGTCCATGGGAGTCACCATTGTTCAT GGTGAATTGAACGAGCATGAAAAAATTGTTGCCCTACTTCGCCAAGTAGATGTAGTGATCTCAGCTCTAGCTTACCCTCAGGTTCTTGACCAACTCAAGATTATAGATGCCATCAAAGTTGCTGGAAATATCAAG AGGTTCTTCCCGTCGGATTTTGGGATTGAAGAGGATAGAGTGACTCCTTTACCACCATTTGAAGCTTTTCttgagaagaagagaaaaataagAAGGACCATAGAAGCAGCTGGGATTCCCTTCACGTTTGTTTCTGCAAATTGCTTTGGTTCTTACTTTGTCAATTACTTGCTTCGTCCACGTGAGAAGAGACATGATGTTGATGTCTATGGCAGCGGTGAAGCAAAGA CTGTTCTAAACTATGAGGAAGATATCGCAATTTACACCATCAAAGCAGCGGATGACCCAAGAACTCTGAACCGAGTTGTAATCTATAGGCCAGAGAAAAACATCATATCTCAGCTTGAACTCATTTCTCTGTGGGAGAAGAAAACTGGTCAGTCTTTGAATAGAGTTCATATCCCAGAGAAACAAATTGTGGAGCTGTCCGAGA CCCTACCCGACCCACACAAAATTCCAGTGGCTATTATTCACAGCTTGTTTGTCAAAGGTGATATGATGAGCTATGAACTAGATAAGGATGATCTTGAGGCTTCAAAGCTCTATCCAGACTTTGAATACACTACTGTCGATCGGCTTCTTGATATTTTCCTTGTTAATCCTCCAGAGATTCCATTTGCCGCATTTGAATAA